The following proteins are encoded in a genomic region of Palaemon carinicauda isolate YSFRI2023 chromosome 19, ASM3689809v2, whole genome shotgun sequence:
- the LOC137659123 gene encoding piggyBac transposable element-derived protein 4-like, protein MNAPSAHVSVVNVNKVKLLVKMKIQFALEEDDDDYEPSDTDSDGTNDSSSDESQDDTVTEEEDLEAPTSPENDSYRRMEYVWTKDTTNFVPKHDIPDKHDCIVTMSVTRASSELDIFLRLFPKSLFLQIAHYTNERLDILAEKKKKNIQHTCLSELMVIFGCTLVMSYNRVPAMRMYWSRKSSLRNEKISESISRDRFQIVFSKLYFNNPYKPAESSKIFYVEDVVRCLKITFLAARTDSTFQSIDESMTKFKGRSSLKQYLPMKPVKRGIKTWVRSDSNTGYVYDFNIYQGKETQVMEGTLGERVIKMLSETIRAPEV, encoded by the coding sequence ATGAAAATACAATTTGCACTGGAAGAGGATGACGACGATTATGAACCATCAGATACTGACAGTGATGgaacaaacgattcttcttcagatGAATCACAGGATGATACAGTCACAGAAGAGGAAGACCTAGAAGCACCCACTAGCCCAGAAAATGATTCGTACAGACGTATGGAATATGTGTGGACTAAAGACACTACAAATTTTGTGCCTAAGCATGACATACCAGATAAGCATGACTGCATTGTAACTATGTCTGTAACAAGAGCTTCATCAGAGTTGGACATCTTCCTAAGATTATTTCCAAAGAGTCTTTTTCTACAAATAGCACATTACACTAACGAGAGACTTGATATTttggctgaaaagaagaaaaaaaatattcaacacacATGTCTCTCAGAGTTGATGGTAATCTTCGGATGCACACTAGTGATGTCTTACAATCGAGTACCTGCCATGAGAATGTATTGGTCAAGAAAGTCCTCactaagaaatgagaaaataagcGAGTCAATTTCAAGGGATAGATTTCAAATAGTTTTTTCGAAACTGTACTTCAATAATCCATATAAACCAGCAGAATCTTCCAAGATATTCTATGTAGAAGATGTGGTGAGGTGCTTGAAAATAACTTTTCTTGCTGCAAGAACAGACAGCACATTTCAGTCCATAGATGAAAGCATGACAAAGTTCAAGGGACGTTCCAGCCTGAAACAGTATTTGCCTATGAAACCAGTGAAACGAGGAATCAAAACCTGGGTAAGATCAGACTCAAATACTGGCTATGTGTATGACTTCAATATCTATCAAGGAAAGGAAACACAAGTTATGGAAGGAACTCTTGGTGAAAGAGTAATCAAGATGCTTTCAGAAACAATAAGGGCACCAGAAGTATGA